Proteins co-encoded in one Alcanivorax sp. genomic window:
- a CDS encoding helix-turn-helix transcriptional regulator, with product MDKRHTELSPQEQIARRESLYQFIAEHPGLPLAEVIARTRKELLLTLEEMSRLTGVSVRVIHSIENQQANPTLATAEKLLKPFGLRMGVFR from the coding sequence ATGGATAAACGCCACACAGAGCTATCCCCCCAAGAGCAAATAGCCCGCAGAGAGTCACTCTATCAATTCATTGCCGAACACCCCGGCCTGCCGCTGGCCGAAGTCATCGCCCGAACCAGAAAAGAGCTGCTACTCACATTAGAAGAAATGAGCAGACTGACCGGTGTATCGGTGCGGGTGATCCATAGCATCGAAAACCAGCAGGCCAACCCAACTCTCGCCACAGCTGAGAAGTTATTAAAACCGTTTGGGCTGCGTATGGGCGTATTTCGATAG
- a CDS encoding HigA family addiction module antitoxin: MVMFNPPHPGETLREDVLPELGLTVTQAAIQLGVSRITLSRVLHGHAAVSVDLARRLEKWLGGAANGPSADSWLRQQLEYDLWQARQTPEPSVQPAVMA, translated from the coding sequence ATGTTCAATCCCCCGCACCCAGGGGAAACACTGCGAGAGGATGTCTTGCCTGAGCTGGGGTTGACCGTGACGCAGGCGGCTATCCAGCTTGGTGTGTCACGGATTACGTTGAGTCGGGTGTTGCATGGCCATGCTGCGGTGTCCGTGGATCTGGCTCGGCGGCTGGAAAAGTGGTTGGGGGGGGCTGCGAATGGTCCCAGTGCGGATAGCTGGTTGCGCCAGCAGTTGGAATATGACTTGTGGCAGGCCAGACAAACGCCGGAGCCCAGCGTCCAGCCAGCGGTGATGGCGTAG